A window of Christiangramia forsetii KT0803 contains these coding sequences:
- a CDS encoding PepSY domain-containing protein, which translates to MVKRKTALKIRQAHRYLGIFIGIQFIMWTVSGLYFSWTDIDEIHGDQFLKTEMKHPNFSGLGSPTEFNPEIEMNSLQLKEVAGEPYYWINEEILQNARTGEIKESLSETEAVEVANQHIIDELEVTGVERITSTGKHHEYRGRPLPAYVISYNTSEDIRAYVSETDGAFRTLRHRDWRWFDFLWMTHTMDYEGRDNFNNLILRAFSLLGLITVLSGFLLWYTSSPTIRKFTNKKKKKKT; encoded by the coding sequence ATGGTAAAAAGAAAAACAGCCCTGAAGATAAGACAGGCACATAGATACCTGGGTATTTTTATAGGTATACAATTTATAATGTGGACTGTAAGTGGTTTATACTTCAGCTGGACCGATATAGATGAAATACACGGAGATCAATTTCTTAAAACAGAAATGAAACATCCCAATTTCTCAGGGCTTGGAAGTCCCACAGAATTTAATCCTGAAATTGAGATGAATTCTTTACAATTGAAAGAAGTTGCAGGCGAACCTTATTACTGGATTAACGAGGAAATTCTTCAGAATGCCAGGACAGGAGAAATTAAAGAATCCCTTTCCGAAACAGAAGCTGTTGAAGTTGCTAATCAACATATAATTGATGAATTGGAAGTGACCGGGGTAGAAAGAATAACTTCTACTGGAAAACATCATGAATATCGTGGCAGACCTCTTCCAGCTTACGTGATTTCTTATAATACATCTGAGGATATTAGAGCTTATGTCTCTGAAACTGATGGAGCTTTTAGAACTCTAAGGCACCGAGATTGGCGCTGGTTCGATTTTTTATGGATGACTCATACAATGGATTACGAAGGCCGGGATAATTTTAATAATTTAATATTAAGAGCATTTTCCTTACTTGGTCTTATTACGGTTTTAAGTGGATTCTTGCTATGGTATACCTCATCTCCAACAATTAGGAAATTCACGAATAAAAAGAAGAAAAAGAAAACTTGA
- a CDS encoding FecR family protein: protein MKEATVEDLNELSDWILVKGNEQVFTEFVRTHYEINTAMVKPDVKQIKEILKKRMKRDKYVFPYRKVRSLMKYAAVGLVFLVLGYFFQQNQGNNPGKIEPKEEAITITLDNGTVKTLDPLMFGEVKDAHGNVIGTQYMSKLTYAKSVDPITKDPEVNKIVYNTLKVPYGRRFDVTLSDGTQVFLNSGTSLRYPVQFLEGFDRTVFLTGEAYFNVTKDKKHPFMVYADELNIKVLGTSFNVSHYPEDSNINTVLVEGSVEINTRVKDRKHEEGIVLEPGFKAEWQKAGNDITIQSVDTEIYTAWIQGKLIFRNTSFLKIRHALERKYNVSIQNLNKDLDKQLFDATFDIETIEDVLESFNKSYAFKYEIENNKVFIR, encoded by the coding sequence TTGAAAGAAGCAACTGTAGAAGATTTGAATGAATTATCCGATTGGATTTTGGTTAAAGGTAACGAACAGGTTTTTACAGAATTTGTCCGCACGCATTACGAAATAAATACTGCTATGGTGAAACCGGATGTTAAACAAATTAAGGAAATTCTTAAAAAAAGAATGAAAAGAGATAAATACGTGTTTCCCTACCGAAAAGTTCGATCGTTAATGAAATATGCAGCCGTCGGTCTTGTGTTTTTGGTTCTCGGCTATTTTTTCCAGCAGAATCAAGGCAATAACCCAGGTAAAATTGAACCCAAGGAAGAAGCCATCACCATCACTCTGGATAATGGAACTGTTAAAACCTTAGATCCCTTAATGTTTGGAGAAGTAAAGGATGCCCATGGCAATGTAATCGGTACTCAATATATGTCTAAATTGACATATGCGAAATCCGTTGACCCTATTACTAAAGATCCTGAGGTAAATAAAATTGTTTACAATACTTTAAAAGTACCTTACGGCCGACGCTTCGATGTAACCCTGTCCGATGGGACACAAGTTTTTTTGAACTCTGGTACCTCTTTGCGGTATCCGGTGCAGTTTTTAGAGGGATTTGACCGAACCGTTTTTTTGACTGGAGAAGCTTATTTCAATGTAACGAAAGACAAGAAGCATCCTTTTATGGTTTATGCGGATGAACTAAATATTAAAGTGTTGGGAACCAGTTTCAACGTATCTCATTATCCCGAAGACTCAAATATAAATACTGTTCTGGTCGAGGGATCGGTTGAAATCAATACTAGAGTTAAAGATAGAAAACATGAGGAAGGAATCGTTCTAGAGCCTGGCTTTAAGGCCGAGTGGCAGAAAGCAGGAAATGACATTACCATCCAAAGTGTAGATACCGAAATCTATACCGCCTGGATACAGGGCAAACTTATTTTTCGCAACACAAGTTTCCTAAAAATTAGACATGCTTTGGAACGAAAATACAACGTATCCATACAGAACTTAAACAAAGATCTTGATAAGCAACTGTTCGATGCCACTTTCGATATTGAAACTATTGAAGATGTCTTGGAATCGTTTAATAAAAGCTATGCATTCAAGTACGAAATAGAAAATAATAAAGTATTTATCCGGTAA
- a CDS encoding YybH family protein, which yields MKILKLSAILIFMLLATGQIYSQNMEAEKEAVKSVMKNYKNAMQNLTTKGTFELFTKDSHIFESGGVEGSYANYIEHHIGPELGHFNKFEYSDYKIDVQVDAPYAFTTETYIYTIVTKSDENSESKTIKKKGVATSVLKKIDGNWKIIKMHSSSRTPKK from the coding sequence ATGAAAATTTTAAAATTATCAGCAATTCTAATTTTTATGCTTTTAGCAACCGGACAAATTTATAGCCAAAATATGGAGGCAGAAAAGGAGGCTGTAAAAAGCGTCATGAAAAATTACAAGAATGCTATGCAGAATCTAACAACCAAGGGTACATTTGAATTATTCACCAAGGACTCTCATATTTTTGAATCGGGCGGCGTTGAAGGATCGTATGCAAACTATATAGAGCATCATATAGGGCCGGAATTAGGTCATTTCAATAAATTTGAATATTCAGATTATAAAATTGACGTGCAGGTAGACGCTCCGTATGCTTTTACCACCGAAACTTATATTTATACCATTGTCACCAAATCGGACGAAAACAGCGAGTCAAAAACTATAAAGAAAAAAGGTGTAGCGACTTCTGTTCTTAAAAAGATAGACGGTAATTGGAAAATAATTAAAATGCATTCATCTTCAAGAACCCCAAAAAAATAA
- a CDS encoding SusD/RagB family nutrient-binding outer membrane lipoprotein — protein MKYYKLTTVFFTVLFSISLLVSCEYDDLNQDPTRPGGESVPLVAIVPAMQTQTHRNIVSELGRYAGIIMQQWQGFDAQQLEYTSYVIGESEPDAVWNLGFYTGSMRDAADIIERATMTNALNTRGIAKIYMAINLGLVTNAWGDVPYSEAFLGQENLSPKYDDQEEIYASIQMLLSEAIDDLNADDISGIQGDLLNGSNEQWISAAHSLKARFYLEQTSVNPNAAQLALDELDMAVSSNTEQLNFQFENTQNGGNPLALFGFQRINTIIIDDFFVNLMMGDPRMDLYMTEIDGGNFLYFQANNPDLFWAQLNSPSPVISYSETKFIEAEALARTGEDGTEALEEAVRANMTYLGITSSEIDEYLNNLPSISIQTIILEKYKAMYGQAPMQVWNDYRRTGFPDLIPNANGVNPLNPSGIVPRRLLYTISQRLSNPNEYQAAIDSQGGHLLDDDIWVFPIN, from the coding sequence ATGAAATATTACAAATTAACAACAGTATTTTTCACAGTTTTATTTAGCATCTCGCTATTGGTTTCCTGTGAATATGATGACCTGAACCAAGATCCAACAAGGCCTGGGGGAGAAAGCGTGCCATTAGTTGCAATCGTTCCTGCAATGCAAACCCAAACTCACCGAAATATTGTTTCTGAACTTGGGAGATATGCAGGTATAATTATGCAGCAATGGCAGGGTTTTGACGCTCAGCAACTTGAGTACACCTCTTATGTAATTGGGGAAAGTGAACCGGATGCTGTGTGGAATCTCGGTTTTTACACAGGATCCATGCGCGATGCCGCAGATATTATTGAACGTGCTACAATGACAAATGCTTTAAACACAAGAGGAATTGCAAAAATATATATGGCGATTAATCTGGGGTTAGTTACCAATGCTTGGGGGGATGTCCCTTATTCTGAGGCATTTTTAGGACAAGAAAATCTATCTCCAAAATACGATGATCAGGAAGAAATTTATGCTTCAATCCAAATGCTTCTTTCCGAAGCAATAGATGATCTTAATGCGGACGATATTTCTGGTATTCAAGGTGATTTATTAAATGGGAGTAACGAACAGTGGATAAGTGCAGCTCATTCTTTGAAAGCTAGGTTTTATCTTGAACAAACCAGCGTAAATCCCAATGCTGCACAATTAGCCCTTGACGAATTAGATATGGCCGTTTCCAGCAATACAGAACAACTGAACTTTCAATTTGAAAATACTCAAAACGGTGGAAATCCACTTGCTTTGTTTGGCTTCCAAAGAATTAATACTATAATAATTGATGATTTCTTTGTCAATTTAATGATGGGAGATCCAAGAATGGACTTATATATGACTGAGATAGATGGGGGGAATTTCCTTTATTTCCAAGCTAATAATCCTGATTTATTTTGGGCTCAATTGAATAGTCCAAGTCCAGTGATTAGTTACTCAGAAACGAAGTTTATTGAAGCGGAAGCTTTAGCAAGAACTGGGGAGGATGGAACAGAAGCCTTAGAAGAAGCGGTAAGGGCTAATATGACGTATTTAGGAATTACTTCATCTGAAATTGACGAGTATTTAAATAATCTGCCATCTATAAGTATTCAAACCATCATTCTTGAAAAATATAAGGCTATGTATGGACAAGCCCCGATGCAGGTATGGAATGATTATAGAAGGACAGGTTTTCCCGATCTAATTCCTAATGCAAATGGAGTAAATCCATTAAATCCATCCGGTATAGTTCCTAGAAGATTATTGTATACGATATCCCAAAGATTATCAAACCCAAATGAGTATCAAGCAGCTATAGATTCCCAGGGAGGTCATCTTCTTGATGATGATATATGGGTTTTTCCTATAAATTAA
- a CDS encoding SusC/RagA family TonB-linked outer membrane protein, producing MKNSYFIDCIIPYQLKVDLKMKLTVFLTIVTLFQIHANTYSQNKKITLYMPNATVAEVIREIESHSDFKFLLNRKEVALDKEVSIKMEKQKIETVLTELFSDTNVEWQVVNKQIILKKRKAEGNFSQDSTSNTVNKLNAQFMVSGKVTNQDGLPLPGVNVIIKGSSAGTQTDFDGNYSIEAFQEDILIFSFVGLQTTEYPVGDGRTINVVMSPDSATLEEVVVTALGVKSTPRSVSYAVENVTAEDIENTGETNLVNSLASKAAGVSVVSSSGSVGASSNIRIRGNTSINRSNSPLFIVDGVPIDNSSVGNGTGGADNSNRAIDINQNDIASIDVLKGTAAQTLYGLRAANGVIIITTKKGQTGAPTVAVSSTIQFSEVSQLPNLQKEFAQGRPIDGVTTYRGPETGDGFSWGPRISSLEYDGDTSYPYSRFGRLVPEGEGNGMPANAYDHYDFFVTGVLNEENVSVRGGSDRIKYYVSGGLLNQTGIVPVEEFNRKSFRADVSAKLRDDFELSASGNYVTSGGSRVQRGSNVSGVMLGLLRTTPSFDNGNGLTGRDAANTTSTYLLPDGGQRSYRAGIYDNPYWTVAKNPSTDDVKRFIGRLSFEYRPLDWATLRGTLGYDQYSDVRKAGVDINSAGNPQGQVSDLTLFSEDINSQLLLLIEKDISDDITFNGVFGYDGFKTESLTRQAIGNNLTIPGFFHVSNTASQSVFEDVGRKQLDALLADIKLGYNNMLFINGAFRNDWSSTLPDDNNDFISYSVGGSFVFSELLKPGFLNYAKLRGSYGKTGNDAPAFGTLTYYNAANAGPGGFVSGNQFPIFSTVAFERAEQLGNAEIRPESTKEYELGAEFRFWDSRFRLDLTYYNKETTDQIISVDQPAVTGFTSRVINAGVISNEGWEVLGFINPIRTDNFNWNIDINWTTYENTTLKLAENVESVTLQDISASSRVIVGESYGVIFGSRFARNENGDLLIDDSGYPLVDTEEGVIGDPIPDWNAGIRNTLSYKNFSLSALLDVRQGGDVWCGTCAVIDYFGTSQVTAEQRTITDYVFEGVNVNTGQPNTTEVALANPENGINSYRWTRYGFGGVNEDYVFDTSWVRLREASLTYQLPSSLLDATFLNSGSITASGRNLFLITDYPGVDPETNLTGASNAIGLDYFNQPNTKSYALTFKLNF from the coding sequence ATGAAAAACTCTTATTTTATCGATTGTATTATACCATATCAACTAAAGGTTGACCTGAAAATGAAACTTACAGTGTTTCTAACTATAGTTACCCTCTTTCAAATTCATGCGAATACCTACTCCCAGAATAAGAAAATCACCTTGTATATGCCAAATGCGACTGTGGCTGAAGTTATCCGAGAAATAGAGTCCCATTCCGATTTCAAATTTTTATTAAATAGAAAGGAGGTGGCCTTAGATAAAGAGGTTTCCATAAAGATGGAAAAACAAAAAATTGAAACAGTGCTTACGGAACTGTTTTCAGATACAAATGTGGAATGGCAAGTGGTAAATAAGCAGATAATTTTAAAAAAACGAAAGGCCGAAGGGAATTTTTCCCAGGATTCGACAAGTAACACTGTGAATAAACTTAACGCCCAATTTATGGTGTCGGGTAAGGTGACAAATCAAGATGGTTTGCCTCTGCCTGGCGTTAATGTTATAATTAAAGGAAGTTCTGCAGGAACTCAAACAGATTTTGATGGAAATTATTCTATTGAAGCTTTTCAAGAAGACATATTAATATTTTCATTCGTCGGATTGCAAACTACTGAATATCCGGTGGGTGATGGAAGAACTATAAATGTCGTGATGAGCCCGGATTCAGCAACTCTGGAAGAAGTTGTTGTTACGGCTCTTGGAGTAAAAAGTACTCCCCGGTCAGTCAGCTATGCTGTGGAGAATGTGACCGCAGAGGACATTGAAAATACTGGAGAAACCAATCTTGTTAATTCGCTAGCATCGAAAGCAGCAGGTGTTAGTGTTGTAAGTTCTTCGGGTTCTGTTGGAGCTTCTTCTAATATAAGAATTAGAGGTAATACTTCTATCAATCGATCAAATAGCCCATTGTTTATTGTGGATGGTGTGCCAATTGATAATTCATCAGTAGGGAATGGGACAGGAGGTGCAGACAATTCCAATAGAGCAATAGATATAAATCAAAACGATATTGCTTCCATTGATGTGTTAAAAGGAACAGCTGCTCAAACCCTCTATGGACTTAGAGCCGCAAATGGTGTTATTATCATTACCACAAAAAAAGGTCAAACTGGTGCGCCCACCGTGGCGGTTTCATCGACGATTCAATTTAGTGAAGTAAGTCAACTGCCTAACCTACAAAAAGAATTTGCACAAGGACGACCTATTGATGGAGTTACTACATATAGGGGGCCCGAGACTGGTGACGGGTTTAGTTGGGGGCCAAGAATTTCTAGTCTAGAATATGACGGGGATACCTCTTACCCATATAGTAGATTTGGACGTCTGGTTCCTGAAGGAGAAGGTAATGGAATGCCTGCTAATGCATACGATCACTACGATTTTTTTGTTACAGGTGTCCTTAATGAGGAAAATGTTTCTGTTCGAGGAGGTTCAGACAGAATTAAATACTATGTGTCTGGAGGACTACTAAATCAAACAGGAATTGTTCCAGTGGAAGAATTTAATAGAAAGTCATTTAGAGCTGATGTTAGTGCAAAACTAAGAGATGATTTTGAACTTTCTGCAAGTGGAAATTATGTTACATCAGGAGGAAGTAGAGTACAGAGAGGATCAAATGTATCAGGTGTAATGCTTGGTTTACTAAGAACTACACCCTCCTTTGATAACGGTAATGGTTTAACTGGTAGAGATGCAGCAAATACAACAAGTACATATCTATTACCAGATGGCGGCCAGAGAAGTTATCGCGCCGGAATTTATGATAATCCATACTGGACTGTTGCAAAAAACCCTTCTACAGATGATGTAAAACGTTTTATTGGACGTTTATCATTTGAATACAGACCTCTGGACTGGGCTACCCTTCGAGGAACATTAGGTTATGATCAATATTCAGATGTTAGAAAAGCAGGGGTGGATATTAACTCTGCCGGTAACCCACAAGGTCAGGTTTCAGATCTAACACTTTTTAGTGAGGATATAAATTCACAGCTATTATTACTCATTGAAAAAGACATATCAGATGATATAACTTTTAATGGTGTGTTCGGTTATGACGGATTCAAGACAGAATCATTAACACGTCAAGCAATTGGAAATAATTTGACTATACCAGGTTTCTTTCATGTTTCCAACACGGCCAGTCAGTCAGTTTTTGAAGATGTTGGAAGAAAACAACTGGATGCTTTATTAGCAGATATTAAACTGGGATATAATAATATGTTATTTATAAATGGAGCTTTTCGGAATGACTGGTCCTCAACTTTACCTGATGACAACAATGATTTCATATCCTATAGTGTCGGAGGTTCCTTTGTGTTCTCTGAATTACTGAAACCAGGTTTTTTAAATTACGCGAAATTAAGAGGGTCGTATGGTAAAACCGGTAATGATGCTCCAGCGTTCGGTACGCTAACTTATTACAATGCAGCAAATGCTGGACCAGGCGGTTTTGTAAGTGGTAACCAATTCCCAATATTCTCAACTGTAGCTTTTGAAAGAGCTGAGCAATTAGGAAATGCTGAAATAAGACCCGAATCTACTAAAGAATATGAATTAGGCGCCGAGTTTAGATTTTGGGATTCGAGGTTCAGGTTGGATCTTACTTATTATAATAAAGAGACTACAGATCAAATTATATCGGTAGATCAACCAGCAGTAACAGGTTTTACATCACGAGTAATTAATGCTGGGGTCATCTCCAATGAAGGATGGGAAGTTTTAGGTTTTATTAATCCTATAAGAACCGACAATTTCAATTGGAATATTGATATAAATTGGACTACTTATGAAAATACCACATTAAAACTTGCAGAAAATGTAGAATCAGTAACGTTGCAGGATATAAGCGCTTCATCCAGAGTTATAGTTGGGGAATCATATGGTGTAATTTTTGGTTCGAGATTCGCAAGAAATGAGAATGGGGATTTATTAATAGATGATAGTGGATACCCTCTGGTAGATACAGAAGAAGGCGTAATTGGTGATCCCATCCCAGATTGGAACGCGGGAATAAGAAACACATTGTCTTACAAAAATTTCTCATTATCAGCTTTATTAGATGTAAGGCAAGGGGGAGATGTTTGGTGTGGTACCTGTGCAGTTATTGATTATTTTGGTACCTCACAGGTTACAGCTGAGCAAAGGACAATTACAGATTATGTTTTTGAAGGGGTTAACGTAAATACGGGTCAACCTAATACGACAGAAGTTGCGTTAGCCAATCCTGAAAATGGAATTAATTCTTATCGCTGGACACGTTATGGGTTTGGGGGTGTAAATGAAGATTATGTATTCGATACATCCTGGGTAAGGTTAAGGGAAGCAAGCCTCACTTATCAGCTTCCAAGTTCCCTTCTTGACGCCACATTTTTGAACTCTGGTTCAATAACTGCCTCTGGAAGAAATTTATTTTTGATTACTGATTATCCCGGAGTCGATCCAGAAACTAACCTCACGGGAGCCAGTAATGCGATAGGGTTAGATTACTTCAACCAGCCGAATACAAAAAGTTATGCATTAACGTTCAAACTTAATTTTTAA
- a CDS encoding RNA polymerase sigma factor, giving the protein MEENEMSELIERLKKGEEEAFIQLVDLYNARLFGYALTLTNDQALAQDIIQNVFLRTWERRRKLQIATSSLKNFLFKSVYNEFINQYKKNRSTMALEQKYFEALDKAVQYHSETSWEKIMTRITKEIENLPPKCREVLLLSRKEGLTNLEISEYLKVSIKTVEAHLTKAFGVLRNRLGEEYRTFLFVLFGRKGFQI; this is encoded by the coding sequence ATGGAGGAAAATGAAATGAGCGAATTGATAGAACGGTTGAAAAAAGGAGAGGAAGAGGCATTCATTCAGCTTGTCGATTTATACAATGCAAGGCTGTTCGGTTATGCATTGACACTAACTAACGACCAGGCCTTAGCTCAGGATATTATTCAGAATGTCTTTTTACGCACATGGGAAAGACGTAGAAAATTGCAAATAGCTACTTCCTCCCTGAAGAATTTTTTATTTAAATCCGTTTACAACGAATTCATCAACCAATACAAGAAAAACCGTTCGACCATGGCCTTAGAACAGAAATATTTCGAAGCCTTGGACAAGGCAGTGCAATACCACAGCGAAACCTCTTGGGAGAAAATCATGACCAGAATTACCAAAGAAATCGAAAACTTGCCCCCAAAATGTCGAGAAGTTTTGTTGCTTAGCAGAAAAGAGGGATTAACCAATCTTGAAATTTCAGAGTATTTAAAAGTTTCAATAAAAACCGTAGAAGCGCATTTAACTAAAGCTTTTGGAGTGCTGCGAAATAGACTGGGCGAAGAATATAGAACATTTTTGTTTGTGCTGTTCGGTAGGAAGGGATTCCAGATTTAG
- a CDS encoding class I SAM-dependent methyltransferase, with protein MKDKSKEFWEERYSDEEYIYGKDPNVFFRTELGKLNPNSILLPADGEGRNAVFAAKTGWDVTAFDLSKAGKAKAIELAERNDVEINYEVTSAQEFDSHIKFEVIALIYAHFNAEDRPGIHNHLLQFLKPGGILIFEAFSKKQLDYNSGGPKEQAMLFSKEELRNEFSGLTIKYLEELEIEQNEGKYHKGKSCVLQMIGEKN; from the coding sequence ATGAAAGATAAGTCAAAGGAATTTTGGGAAGAAAGGTATAGCGATGAAGAATACATATATGGTAAAGATCCAAATGTCTTTTTTCGAACTGAGCTAGGTAAATTGAATCCTAATTCCATTCTCTTACCTGCAGATGGAGAGGGTCGTAATGCCGTATTTGCCGCAAAAACTGGTTGGGATGTTACTGCATTTGATCTGAGTAAGGCTGGAAAGGCAAAAGCTATAGAACTGGCTGAGAGGAATGATGTGGAAATAAATTATGAGGTCACTTCCGCACAGGAATTTGATAGCCATATCAAATTTGAGGTTATCGCACTTATTTATGCTCATTTTAATGCTGAAGACAGACCTGGTATACATAACCATTTATTACAATTTTTAAAACCAGGAGGAATTTTAATCTTCGAAGCATTTTCTAAAAAACAGCTTGATTATAATTCTGGAGGGCCTAAAGAACAAGCAATGTTATTTTCAAAAGAAGAGTTGAGAAATGAGTTTTCCGGACTTACAATTAAATATTTGGAAGAATTAGAAATAGAGCAAAACGAAGGAAAATATCACAAAGGTAAAAGTTGTGTACTACAAATGATAGGTGAAAAAAATTAA
- a CDS encoding sulfite exporter TauE/SafE family protein: MELLEIFGYISSLIIGISLGLIGGGGSILAVPVLAYLFSMGERVATAYSLFIVGASALVGGIKQHYKGYVDWKTAIIFGIPAVIGVTIVRHYVVPALPESLFYIQDFEFTRRMAMFGLFAVLMIPAAFSMLRKKDSGKEKKSSNERKYNYPLILAEGLIVGGITGMIGAGGGFLIIPALVILANIEMKTAVGTSLIIIAFKSLLGFFLGDAITMEIDWTFLGIITGLSFLGIFIGSYLSNYINGERLKKGFGYFIFLMAGFIFYMEFFVKN; this comes from the coding sequence ATGGAATTACTTGAAATATTTGGTTATATAAGTTCTCTTATAATTGGGATCTCACTTGGATTAATTGGTGGAGGCGGGTCTATACTTGCGGTACCTGTTCTGGCATACTTATTTTCTATGGGGGAGCGTGTGGCGACAGCTTACTCCTTATTCATTGTAGGAGCCAGTGCACTCGTAGGTGGGATCAAACAACATTACAAAGGTTACGTAGACTGGAAAACCGCCATCATTTTTGGGATTCCAGCTGTTATAGGGGTCACTATCGTTAGACACTATGTGGTACCGGCGTTACCTGAATCCTTATTCTATATCCAAGATTTTGAGTTTACAAGAAGGATGGCCATGTTTGGTCTATTCGCTGTTCTTATGATACCAGCTGCTTTTTCTATGTTACGAAAAAAGGATTCTGGAAAAGAAAAAAAATCCTCAAATGAAAGGAAGTATAATTATCCGTTAATTCTGGCAGAAGGTTTAATCGTTGGAGGGATTACTGGTATGATTGGTGCTGGAGGAGGCTTTCTAATAATCCCTGCCCTGGTGATTTTAGCCAATATTGAAATGAAAACGGCTGTGGGAACTTCATTAATAATTATCGCATTTAAATCACTCCTGGGATTTTTCCTTGGGGATGCCATAACTATGGAGATAGACTGGACATTTTTGGGAATAATAACAGGTCTTTCCTTTTTGGGTATTTTCATAGGATCCTATCTAAGCAATTATATTAATGGAGAACGTCTTAAAAAAGGCTTTGGTTACTTTATCTTTCTAATGGCCGGATTTATTTTCTATATGGAATTCTTTGTTAAAAATTAG
- a CDS encoding rhodanese-like domain-containing protein, which produces MKNLNAKEFADKIENDNNAIILDVRTPKEWKDGIIPNAKLINLFEPVTFQREVSNLEKDRNYYIYCRSGNRSGQACQIMDTKGFNTNNLAGGIMQWDEKLSKPVF; this is translated from the coding sequence ATGAAAAACTTAAATGCAAAAGAGTTTGCAGACAAAATTGAAAATGATAATAATGCTATTATTCTGGATGTGCGGACCCCAAAGGAATGGAAAGACGGAATAATACCTAATGCTAAATTGATCAACCTTTTTGAACCTGTAACTTTTCAACGAGAAGTCTCAAATTTAGAAAAAGACAGGAACTATTATATCTACTGTCGTAGTGGAAATCGAAGTGGGCAGGCTTGTCAAATCATGGATACTAAAGGCTTTAATACGAACAACCTTGCCGGTGGTATTATGCAATGGGACGAAAAATTATCCAAACCTGTTTTTTAA